In a single window of the Raphanus sativus cultivar WK10039 chromosome 9, ASM80110v3, whole genome shotgun sequence genome:
- the LOC108827933 gene encoding F-box protein SKIP17 isoform X1, whose product MDSPTNTTTQNPSSVPGTVPGFNHSHAIISSLLSFPNSSPISIGSSFDRELDKALASASGDVSAQDSLVDRTLQLASLLLDSTKRCFRKRASVHNFSTWFLPPELTIKVFSMLDTKSLMQAAACCTMFNSCAMDRSSYAHIDLTTATRQADSGVVCVMIHRAGKELRSLKLGRVARSDGSDSTPSLLNGSFLSPLSYNHGFLGSRLRSLRLYNIRPINYTSFIEVLSVCSNLTDLRISGLKFPGMLLFKKLTEKCRLIENLCLEAYQVPGTTDTNAGSPLIDFVTNSYNLTSLTLISYRLTDGLALNLAESSSKLKYLNLSRSPTLNGRFLRDLGHSCKESSLETLIMRNCYYLQEKEVLELCNSLIKGKFKSIRHIDVSSNSGILSNNGARIYKPKLPLEKLKEERSDVTFVADFPLVRSGKRYRVCDEGAEEELREIEMMEANNVGGSEDESDDEEFDDDEDTSNGTGEDDSEGDLEF is encoded by the exons ATGGATTCTCCGACGAACACCACCACCCAAAACCCTAGTTCCGTCCCCGGTACTGTTCCCGGCTTCAACCATAGCCACGCCATTATCTCATCGCTCCTTTCGTTTCCAAACTCCTCTCCGATCTCCATCGGCTCCTCCTTCGATCGAGAGCTCGACAAAGCTCTCGCTTCAGCTTCCGGCGACGTCTCCGCTCAGGACTCTCTTGTGGACCGTACTCTCCAGCTGGCGTCGCTTCTTCTAGACTCCACTAAACGATGCTTCCGGAAGCGAGCTTCTGTTCACAACTTTAGTACCTGGTTCCTCCCTCCCGAACTCACCATCAAG GTGTTTTCGATGCTTGATACAAAGTCTCTGATGCAAGCTGCTGCGTGCTGCACCATGTTCAACAGCTGTGCAATGGACCGTTCATCTTACGCCCACATTGACTTGACAACCGCTACAAGACAAGCTGACAGTGGAGTTGTCTGCGTTATGATCCATCGGGCTGGCAAAGAACTCAG ATCCCTCAAGCTTGGTCGTGTTGCTCGTTCAGATGGATCTGATTCTACTCCATCTTTGCTTAACGGATCTTTTCTTTCCCCACTTTCCTATAATCATGGTTTTCTTGG GAGTCGCTTGAGAAGCCTACGGCTTTACAATATCAGACCGATTAACTACACTTCCTTTATTGAGGTGTTGTCAGTTTGTTCGAATCTCACTGACCTGAGGATTTCTGGATT AAAATTTCCAGGAATGCTTCTATTTAAGAAACTGACAGAAAAATGTCGTCTCATAGAGAACCTGTGCTTGGAGGCCTATCAAGTCCCAG GTACTACGGACACAAACGCAGGTTCACCTTTGATAGACTTTGTTACCAACTCCTACAACTTAACTTCTCTAACCCTCATAAGTTATCGACTAACCGATGGATTGGCCTTGAATCTTGCTGAG AGTTCTAGTAAACTGAAGTACCTGAACTTGTCCAGATCGCCAACACTCAATGGTCGTTTTTTGAG GGATTTGGGTCATAGCTGCAAAGAGAGTTCACTCGAGACTCTAATAATGCGCAACTGCTACTATCTACAAGAG AAAGAAGTGTTGGAACTCTGCAACTCATTAATCAAGGGAAAGTTCAAATCCATTCGGCACATT GATGTTTCAAGTAACAGTGGCATACTGTCTAATAATGGCGCGAGAATTTACAAACCAAA GTTGCCTTTGGAGAAACTGAAAGAAGAAAGATCAGATGTCACATTTGTGGCGGATTTTCCATTAGTAAG GTCAGGAAAGCGTTACCGTGTCTGCGATGAAGGGGCTGAAGAAGAACTGAGGGAGATAGAGATGATGGAAGCCAATAACGTTGGAGGGAGTGAAGATGAGTCTGACgatgaagagtttgatgatgACGAGGATACAAGCAATGGAACGGGTGAAGATGACTCGGAAGGGGATTTGGAATTTTGA
- the LOC108827933 gene encoding F-box protein SKIP17 isoform X2, with amino-acid sequence MDSPTNTTTQNPSSVPGTVPGFNHSHAIISSLLSFPNSSPISIGSSFDRELDKALASASGDVSAQDSLVDRTLQLASLLLDSTKRCFRKRASVHNFSTWFLPPELTIKVFSMLDTKSLMQAAACCTMFNSCAMDRSSYAHIDLTTATRQADSGVVCVMIHRAGKELRSLKLGRVARSDGSDSTPSLLNGSFLSPLSYNHGFLGSRLRSLRLYNIRPINYTSFIEVLSVCSNLTDLRISGLKFPGMLLFKKLTEKCRLIENLCLEAYQVPGTTDTNAGSPLIDFVTNSYNLTSLTLISYRLTDGLALNLAESSSKLKYLNLSRSPTLNGRFLRDLGHSCKESSLETLIMRNCYYLQEKEVLELCNSLIKGKFKSIRHIDVSSNSGILSNNGARIYKPKLPLEKLKEERSDVTFVADFPLVRKALPCLR; translated from the exons ATGGATTCTCCGACGAACACCACCACCCAAAACCCTAGTTCCGTCCCCGGTACTGTTCCCGGCTTCAACCATAGCCACGCCATTATCTCATCGCTCCTTTCGTTTCCAAACTCCTCTCCGATCTCCATCGGCTCCTCCTTCGATCGAGAGCTCGACAAAGCTCTCGCTTCAGCTTCCGGCGACGTCTCCGCTCAGGACTCTCTTGTGGACCGTACTCTCCAGCTGGCGTCGCTTCTTCTAGACTCCACTAAACGATGCTTCCGGAAGCGAGCTTCTGTTCACAACTTTAGTACCTGGTTCCTCCCTCCCGAACTCACCATCAAG GTGTTTTCGATGCTTGATACAAAGTCTCTGATGCAAGCTGCTGCGTGCTGCACCATGTTCAACAGCTGTGCAATGGACCGTTCATCTTACGCCCACATTGACTTGACAACCGCTACAAGACAAGCTGACAGTGGAGTTGTCTGCGTTATGATCCATCGGGCTGGCAAAGAACTCAG ATCCCTCAAGCTTGGTCGTGTTGCTCGTTCAGATGGATCTGATTCTACTCCATCTTTGCTTAACGGATCTTTTCTTTCCCCACTTTCCTATAATCATGGTTTTCTTGG GAGTCGCTTGAGAAGCCTACGGCTTTACAATATCAGACCGATTAACTACACTTCCTTTATTGAGGTGTTGTCAGTTTGTTCGAATCTCACTGACCTGAGGATTTCTGGATT AAAATTTCCAGGAATGCTTCTATTTAAGAAACTGACAGAAAAATGTCGTCTCATAGAGAACCTGTGCTTGGAGGCCTATCAAGTCCCAG GTACTACGGACACAAACGCAGGTTCACCTTTGATAGACTTTGTTACCAACTCCTACAACTTAACTTCTCTAACCCTCATAAGTTATCGACTAACCGATGGATTGGCCTTGAATCTTGCTGAG AGTTCTAGTAAACTGAAGTACCTGAACTTGTCCAGATCGCCAACACTCAATGGTCGTTTTTTGAG GGATTTGGGTCATAGCTGCAAAGAGAGTTCACTCGAGACTCTAATAATGCGCAACTGCTACTATCTACAAGAG AAAGAAGTGTTGGAACTCTGCAACTCATTAATCAAGGGAAAGTTCAAATCCATTCGGCACATT GATGTTTCAAGTAACAGTGGCATACTGTCTAATAATGGCGCGAGAATTTACAAACCAAA GTTGCCTTTGGAGAAACTGAAAGAAGAAAGATCAGATGTCACATTTGTGGCGGATTTTCCATTA GTCAGGAAAGCGTTACCGTGTCTGCGATGA